Proteins encoded in a region of the Tripterygium wilfordii isolate XIE 37 chromosome 21, ASM1340144v1, whole genome shotgun sequence genome:
- the LOC119990150 gene encoding cytochrome P450 71D9-like, whose product MDLQFSSFPLLLTFFVFLFMVFRISKKSKRNNSGASPRPPSPWKLPLLGNMHQFICSLPHHRLRDLAKKYGPLMHLQLGEVSNIIVSSTEVAKEVMKTHDISFVDRPYLIAAQILSYNSTDIGYAPYGEYWRQMRKICTLELLSARRVQAMIPIREKEVKAFVDSIHSKAGSKINLSEMLISLTYEIISRAAFGGRTEDQEIFIPLLKESVEVSAGFSFADLFPSVKLFQVMSGMRTKLQRLHKKTDMILQKIIEEHRLKKVDSSEDAADDDLLDVFLNLLENGELGIQFTVDNVKAVILDIFIGGSETSSTVMEWAMSELMRNPKVMEKAQKEVRQVVGAKGYVDEIGLEELKFLKLVVKETLRLHPPLPLLVPRECGEKCNIDGYEIQAKSRVIINAWAIGRDPNHWTEAEKFYPKRFLNNSIDYKGTSFEYIPFGAGRRMCPGMSFGIANVEFPLANLLFHFDWKLPDNVKYEELDMTENFATAARRKRDLYLIPIPYHPDIVE is encoded by the exons ATGGATCTtcagttttcttcttttccattaCTTCTTaccttctttgttttcttgtttatgGTTTTCAGAATATCGAAGAAATCAAAGAGAAACAACTCGGGCGCAAGCCCACGGCCTCCTAGTCCGTGGAAGCTACCTCTGCTAGGAAATATGCACCAATTCATTTGCTCTCTACCTCATCACCGCCTACGCGATTTGGCGAAGAAATATGGACCTCTTATGCATCTTCAACTTGGAGAAGTCTCCAACATCATTGTTTCTTCTACAGAAGTCGCGAAAGAAGTAATGAAAACCCACGACATCTCTTTCGTCGATAGGCCTTATCTCATTGCAGCACAGATCCTCTCATACAATTCTACTGACATTGGATATGCACCGTACGGAGAGTATTGGAGGCAAATGAGGAAAATTTGCACACTGGAGCTGCTAAGCGCAAGGAGAGTGCAAGCAATGATCCCGATTCGGGAAAAGGAGGTAAAGGCGTTTGTTGATTCAATTCATTCCAAGGCAGGATCAAAGATCAATCTTAGTGAGATGTTAATCTCTTTAACGTATGAGATCATATCGAGAGCGGCCTTCGGTGGGAGAACTGAAGATCAAGAAATATTTATACCACTGTTAAAAGAAAGTGTAGAGGTGAGTGCTGGTTTTAGCTTTGCAGATCTCTTTCCTTCTGTTAAATTATTTCAAGTGATGAGTGGCATGAGGACTAAACTTCAAAGACTGCATAAAAAGACCGATATGATCCTCCAAAAAATCATCGAAGAACATAGACTAAAGAAGGTTGATTCTAGCGAAGATGCAGCGGACGATGATTTGCTAGATGTATTTTTGAATCTTCTAGAAAATGGAGAACTTGGGATCCAATTTACAGTCGACAATGTCAAAGCAGTTATACTG GACATTTTTATTGGTGGGAGTGAGACATCATCTACAGTTATGGAATGGGCAATGTCAGAGCTGATGAGGAATCCGAAAGTGATGGAAAAGGCACAAAAAGAGGTTAGGCAAGTCGTTGGTGCAAAAGGATATGTCGATGAAATAGGTCTCGAAGAATTAAAATTCTTGAAGTTGGTTGTCAAAGAAACTTTGAGATTACACCCACCCCTTCCATTGTTAGTTCCAAGAGAATGTGGAGAGAAATGTAATATAGACGGCTATGAAATACAGGCGAAATCCCGAGTCATCATCAATGCATGGGCGATCGGAAGAGATCCGAATCATTGGACTGAAGCTGAGAAGTTCTATCCAAAACGATTCCTCAACAATTCAATAGACTACAAGGGGACTAGTTTTGAGTACATCCCATTTGGCGCTGGAAGGAGGATGTGTCCAGGAATGTCGTTTGGAATCGCCAATGTTGAATTTCCACTCGCAAATCTGTTGTTCCATTTTGATTGGAAACTCCCTGATAATGTCAAATATGAAGAACTGGACATGACTGAGAATTTTGCTACTGCAGCTCGGAGAAAAAGGGATCTCTACTTGATTCCCATTCCGTATCATCCTGATATTGTGGAGTGA